The following are encoded in a window of Mycobacteroides chelonae CCUG 47445 genomic DNA:
- a CDS encoding MbtH family protein, whose translation MSINPFDDDKGSFFVLVNDEEQHSLWPAFADVPDGWRVVFGEADRAACLEYIEQNWTDIRPKSLRERLAQGGGLGR comes from the coding sequence GTGAGCATCAATCCATTCGATGATGACAAGGGAAGCTTTTTCGTCTTGGTCAACGACGAGGAGCAGCACAGCCTATGGCCGGCTTTCGCTGACGTGCCTGATGGCTGGCGGGTTGTATTCGGTGAAGCGGACCGTGCCGCCTGCCTGGAGTACATCGAACAAAACTGGACCGATATCCGGCCGAAGAGCCTGCGCGAGAGATTGGCGCAGGGTGGGGGTCTTGGGCGCTGA
- the mtf2 gene encoding fatty-acid O-methyltransferase Mtf2 produces the protein MFKLNAQFTQAVQKFIYRHATRKLETENVVFLNYGYEEDPAMDVPLSASDEPDRYSIQLYHSTATQTELDGRRVLEVGCGHGGGASYLVRTLHPTSYTGLDLNPDGIEFCRKRHNLPGLEFTHGDAQNLPFTDQSFDAVINIESSHLYPQFPVFLAEVARVLRPGGHFLYADARSAQDVAGWKVALANAPLRMVSERGINVEVRRGMEKNLERWRYVIDRATPRLLRGMVRRFAPAQRAYEDLRSGGAVEYRMYSFTKA, from the coding sequence ATCTTCAAGCTGAACGCTCAGTTCACTCAGGCGGTGCAGAAGTTCATCTACCGGCATGCCACCCGTAAGCTCGAAACAGAGAACGTCGTGTTCCTCAATTACGGCTACGAAGAGGATCCGGCGATGGATGTCCCGTTGTCGGCGTCCGATGAGCCCGATCGGTATTCCATCCAGCTCTACCACAGCACCGCTACCCAGACCGAGCTCGACGGTAGGCGGGTGCTGGAGGTCGGTTGTGGCCACGGCGGCGGAGCTTCCTACCTCGTACGCACATTGCATCCGACGTCCTATACGGGACTGGATCTCAATCCAGACGGGATCGAGTTCTGTCGCAAACGGCACAATCTTCCGGGCCTGGAGTTCACGCACGGAGATGCGCAGAACCTGCCATTTACCGATCAGTCCTTCGATGCGGTGATCAATATCGAGTCGTCGCATCTATATCCCCAATTTCCGGTGTTTCTCGCCGAGGTGGCGCGTGTGCTCCGCCCGGGCGGACATTTTCTTTACGCAGACGCGCGCAGTGCTCAGGATGTCGCTGGGTGGAAGGTGGCACTCGCGAACGCGCCGCTACGGATGGTGTCCGAGCGGGGGATCAATGTCGAGGTCCGGCGCGGGATGGAGAAGAACTTGGAGCGCTGGCGGTACGTGATCGATCGCGCCACGCCCAGACTCTTGCGCGGGATGGTTCGCAGGTTTGCGCCGGCCCAGCGTGCCTACGAGGACCTACGGAGCGGGGGAGCTGTGGAGTATCGGATGTACAGCTTCACCAAGGCATAG
- a CDS encoding glycosyltransferase yields the protein MKFALACYGTRGDVEPSVSVGCELTRRGHDVCVAVPPDLVTFAESAGLAAVPYGPELQDFLQDEFLRNFWTQLVRNPVGTLRELWAPIARYWSDTSATLAAVTDGADLLSTGLNFEQSAANVAEYFGIPLMMLHHFPMRPNGQLLPMLPAPLVRSGGMLSEWLLWRATKNAEDTQRRELGLPRATGPSPRRIARSAAIEIQAYDAVSVPGLANEWAKWNGKRPFVGALTMGLSTAADHEVASWIAAGKPPICFATGSIPLESPADTIEMIGSACAELGERALVCAGGTNFGDILQPDHVKVVGAVNYSAVFAASRAVVHHGGSGTTAASLRAGTPTLILWSTADQPYWGNQLGRLKVGAARRFSATNRKTLVADLRRILAPEYAAAARELATRMTSPEDSVSKAADLFEAAARGKASKK from the coding sequence ATGAAGTTTGCGCTGGCGTGCTACGGCACTCGCGGCGACGTCGAGCCCTCCGTCAGCGTCGGATGCGAGCTGACCCGCAGAGGACACGACGTCTGCGTGGCAGTTCCCCCCGACCTCGTTACCTTCGCGGAGTCGGCTGGACTGGCCGCGGTTCCCTACGGCCCGGAACTACAGGATTTCCTACAGGACGAGTTCCTCCGGAATTTCTGGACTCAGTTGGTACGCAACCCCGTCGGTACGCTGCGTGAGCTGTGGGCGCCTATTGCCCGATACTGGAGCGACACCAGCGCGACGCTCGCCGCGGTGACAGACGGAGCTGATCTGTTGTCGACGGGACTCAACTTCGAGCAATCGGCCGCCAACGTGGCCGAGTATTTCGGCATCCCCCTGATGATGCTGCACCACTTCCCGATGCGTCCCAACGGTCAACTGCTTCCGATGCTTCCGGCACCGCTCGTACGATCGGGCGGCATGCTCTCCGAATGGCTGCTGTGGCGCGCCACGAAGAACGCCGAGGACACGCAGCGACGCGAGCTCGGCTTACCCAGGGCCACCGGCCCCTCGCCACGCCGGATCGCCCGCAGCGCAGCCATCGAAATACAAGCCTATGACGCGGTCTCTGTTCCCGGGCTGGCCAATGAGTGGGCGAAATGGAATGGCAAGCGGCCTTTCGTCGGAGCCCTCACGATGGGGTTATCTACCGCGGCCGACCATGAGGTGGCATCCTGGATCGCCGCGGGGAAACCGCCGATCTGCTTCGCCACCGGCAGCATTCCGCTCGAATCACCGGCCGACACCATCGAGATGATCGGTTCTGCATGTGCGGAACTGGGTGAGCGGGCGCTGGTCTGCGCTGGCGGTACCAATTTCGGTGACATCCTCCAGCCCGACCATGTCAAGGTCGTGGGCGCCGTCAACTACTCTGCCGTCTTCGCCGCCAGCCGAGCTGTTGTTCATCACGGAGGTTCGGGCACCACGGCCGCCAGCCTGCGAGCCGGCACCCCGACCCTGATTCTGTGGAGCACAGCCGATCAGCCGTACTGGGGAAACCAGCTCGGCAGGCTGAAAGTCGGTGCTGCTCGCCGGTTCTCGGCGACCAATCGAAAAACACTGGTGGCTGATCTGCGTCGTATCCTGGCGCCCGAGTACGCGGCAGCCGCCCGCGAGTTGGCCACGCGAATGACAAGCCCTGAGGATAGCGTCTCCAAGGCCGCAGATCTCTTCGAGGCCGCCGCCCGCGGTAAGGCAAGTAAGAAATGA
- a CDS encoding TylF/MycF/NovP-related O-methyltransferase, which yields MADELTLRTRIWLWAVRKEYWLARTLLPNVYSNDALICFNNHAFLDDPAFQRAYQRGVRALGGTDWYQWHWRVHVGLWAAASASKVKGDFVECGVSYGFLSSAIMEYLDWDRLGKTFYLLDTFAGLDPRFVSAGERDSGALEKSEELVRNGMYVSSVDSVKANFAQWKNQRVIAGAVPETLEEVHADAVAFLHIDMNCAPPEVATLRYFWPRLSPGAFVLLDDYANRGRDEQRIAMDEVARELGVYIVALPTGQGLIIKPPQ from the coding sequence GTGGCAGATGAGCTAACGCTCCGTACCCGTATTTGGCTGTGGGCGGTTCGCAAGGAATATTGGCTTGCGCGCACGCTCCTGCCCAACGTCTATTCGAACGATGCGCTGATTTGTTTCAACAATCACGCATTCCTCGATGATCCGGCGTTCCAGCGCGCATATCAGCGCGGTGTCCGCGCGCTCGGTGGCACCGACTGGTATCAGTGGCATTGGCGCGTTCACGTCGGGCTGTGGGCGGCTGCCAGCGCGAGCAAGGTGAAGGGCGACTTCGTCGAATGTGGCGTCAGCTACGGCTTTTTAAGCAGCGCCATCATGGAGTACCTCGATTGGGATCGACTGGGGAAGACCTTTTATCTCCTCGACACCTTCGCCGGACTCGACCCGCGCTTCGTCAGCGCGGGTGAACGCGACTCGGGGGCGCTCGAGAAGAGCGAGGAACTCGTACGGAACGGCATGTACGTGAGTTCCGTGGACAGCGTCAAGGCGAACTTTGCGCAGTGGAAGAACCAGCGCGTCATCGCTGGTGCAGTTCCTGAAACGCTTGAGGAAGTTCACGCCGATGCGGTGGCGTTCCTGCATATCGACATGAACTGCGCACCACCCGAAGTCGCGACACTGCGATACTTCTGGCCGCGACTTTCACCGGGAGCATTTGTGCTCCTGGACGACTACGCGAACCGCGGTCGCGACGAGCAGCGTATTGCCATGGATGAGGTGGCGCGCGAGTTGGGCGTATACATCGTGGCCTTGCCCACCGGCCAGGGTCTGATTATCAAACCACCGCAGTAG
- a CDS encoding acyltransferase family protein has product MSGPEGPRPARNSTLGQVFDPRNNALNAWRLILAVSVIFWHSWPLTGRTITYRPFEQLIEQVGVDGFFAISGFLITASWLRKPKLRDFAIARGLRIFPGLWVCLLIIAFVIAPISVLIQGGSVSALFSSHKPVEYVINNGLLNVYYAGVDGTPRGVPWPGVWNGSIWTLVFEMICYIAVAVLGVVGLLKRRWVVPAAFVLFLCATAYLSYPVFAATSIAQMVARFAVMFAAGALLNQYKDVIPARWSLVAVSVVIVLASGLLENYRDIAALPLAYAVIVSGSLIHNPRLNLRNDLSYGTYIYAYPVQQLLVVMGLGSLNLLLFFAIATAATVPLAAFSWFVVEKQAISLKSRLNRKRPAEVDTAPAAPVERDAV; this is encoded by the coding sequence GTGAGTGGGCCGGAGGGGCCGAGGCCAGCGAGAAACTCGACGCTCGGCCAGGTATTCGACCCGAGAAACAATGCGCTCAACGCATGGCGGTTGATCCTGGCGGTCAGCGTCATCTTCTGGCACTCCTGGCCGCTGACCGGTCGAACGATCACCTATCGCCCATTCGAGCAACTCATCGAGCAGGTCGGCGTCGACGGCTTCTTTGCGATATCGGGCTTTCTCATCACCGCGAGTTGGCTGCGCAAACCCAAGCTTCGTGATTTCGCGATTGCCCGTGGCCTTCGCATCTTCCCGGGGCTGTGGGTGTGTCTACTGATCATCGCGTTCGTCATCGCCCCCATCAGTGTCCTCATCCAGGGCGGCTCGGTCTCGGCGTTGTTCTCGTCGCACAAGCCGGTCGAGTACGTCATCAATAATGGTCTGCTGAACGTGTACTACGCCGGTGTCGATGGCACCCCGCGCGGTGTCCCATGGCCGGGCGTATGGAACGGGTCAATCTGGACGCTTGTCTTCGAGATGATCTGCTACATCGCGGTGGCGGTGCTGGGCGTCGTCGGACTCCTGAAGCGGCGATGGGTTGTTCCCGCAGCCTTCGTGCTATTCCTTTGTGCCACGGCGTATCTCTCGTACCCGGTCTTCGCGGCGACTTCTATCGCGCAGATGGTGGCACGGTTCGCTGTCATGTTCGCGGCAGGAGCCCTGCTGAACCAGTACAAAGACGTCATTCCTGCGCGCTGGTCGCTCGTTGCGGTGAGCGTCGTGATCGTGCTGGCTTCCGGACTGTTGGAGAACTATCGGGATATCGCGGCTTTGCCGTTGGCGTATGCGGTCATCGTTTCGGGATCGCTCATTCACAATCCACGACTGAACCTGCGCAACGACCTGTCCTACGGTACGTACATCTATGCCTATCCCGTGCAACAGCTACTGGTCGTCATGGGACTGGGTAGTCTGAATCTGTTGCTGTTCTTCGCTATTGCCACTGCGGCCACCGTGCCGCTAGCGGCCTTCAGTTGGTTTGTGGTGGAAAAGCAAGCGATCTCGCTGAAGTCTCGACTGAACCGAAAACGTCCCGCAGAGGTAGACACCGCGCCAGCGGCGCCGGTGGAGCGCGATGCGGTGTGA
- a CDS encoding glycosyltransferase: MKFVLASYGTRGDIEPSVVVARELQRRGHDVVMAVPPDLIGFTESAGLETVSYGLDTKTWLDVYRNFWTFFFHTFWKVGEIRTMWRQMWELSDECWAQMNTTLMSAAQDADVLFAGQSYQEPAANVAEYHDIPLVTLHHIPMRPNGQLVTILPSRLGRTAMTAFDWVAWRLNKKVEDTQRRELRLPKASRPSPQRIAERGSLEIQGYDEVCFPGLAEEWKEWDGLRPFVGSLTMALTAEADSDVASWIAAGTPPIFFGFGSMPVESPTAALEMIGSACAELGERALIGAGWTDFSDAQLPDHVKVVGAVNYATVFPACRAVVHHGGSGTTAASLRAGVPTLILSMDANQTLWGGQIKKLKVGTTRRFSTTTRESLIADLRQILAPDYVDRARELANGMTTPGESAEAAADAMEQFARSRCSA; the protein is encoded by the coding sequence ATGAAGTTTGTGCTGGCGAGCTACGGAACCCGGGGTGATATCGAGCCCTCCGTTGTCGTGGCTCGTGAGTTACAGCGCAGGGGACACGATGTGGTCATGGCTGTGCCGCCCGACCTGATCGGCTTCACGGAGTCGGCTGGTCTGGAGACTGTTTCCTACGGGTTGGATACGAAGACCTGGCTGGACGTTTATCGCAATTTCTGGACGTTCTTCTTCCACACCTTCTGGAAGGTGGGGGAGATTCGCACGATGTGGCGTCAGATGTGGGAGCTCAGCGACGAATGCTGGGCGCAGATGAACACCACGCTGATGTCCGCGGCCCAGGACGCCGATGTGTTGTTCGCGGGACAGAGTTACCAGGAGCCCGCTGCGAATGTCGCTGAATACCATGACATCCCATTGGTCACGCTTCATCACATCCCGATGCGGCCCAATGGTCAGCTTGTCACCATCCTGCCGTCCCGGTTGGGGCGTACGGCAATGACGGCGTTCGATTGGGTGGCCTGGCGTCTGAATAAGAAGGTGGAGGACACGCAGCGGCGTGAGCTCCGCTTACCGAAGGCCTCACGGCCGTCGCCTCAGCGAATCGCCGAGCGCGGCTCCCTGGAGATCCAGGGCTATGACGAGGTCTGTTTCCCCGGCCTGGCCGAAGAGTGGAAGGAATGGGATGGTTTGCGGCCGTTCGTCGGATCGCTGACCATGGCGTTGACCGCCGAGGCCGATAGCGACGTCGCCTCATGGATCGCTGCCGGGACGCCGCCAATTTTCTTCGGATTTGGCAGTATGCCGGTCGAATCCCCCACTGCCGCACTCGAAATGATCGGCTCGGCGTGTGCGGAGCTGGGAGAGCGGGCCTTGATAGGCGCGGGATGGACCGACTTCAGCGATGCGCAGCTTCCCGACCACGTGAAGGTCGTGGGAGCAGTCAACTATGCGACGGTCTTTCCGGCCTGCCGGGCGGTCGTGCATCACGGGGGTTCCGGCACAACCGCGGCAAGCCTGCGCGCCGGGGTCCCCACATTGATCTTGTCGATGGATGCCAATCAGACGCTTTGGGGTGGACAGATAAAGAAGCTGAAAGTGGGTACCACGCGGCGTTTTTCGACCACCACGCGAGAATCTCTGATTGCGGATCTGCGCCAGATTCTGGCACCGGACTACGTTGACCGGGCTCGCGAGCTCGCCAACGGAATGACCACACCGGGTGAGAGCGCGGAGGCCGCCGCTGATGCCATGGAGCAGTTCGCTCGCTCAAGGTGTTCCGCGTGA
- a CDS encoding TylF/MycF/NovP-related O-methyltransferase: MTDYDTRSAYLGLLRQDLTRYGVDELVPVGWNWLHRPFFKFGDYVLVRKRPFDAHKRDLGLDWPADALTMIGMQRLTSLQQCVETVLADDVPGDLVECGVWRGGASILMRGVLAAYGDTTRNVWLCDSFEGVPPPDTAHYKADKGDRLHLAAPILAVTEKNVRANFQRYGLLDDQVRFVPGWFKDTLHDAPIQQIAVLRLDGDLYESTIQALDGLYERLSPGGFCIIDDYHALDSCKQAVTDYRTKHGITAEIKEIDGTGVFWRKE; the protein is encoded by the coding sequence GTGACCGATTACGACACTCGATCCGCTTATCTGGGTCTGCTTCGGCAGGACCTCACCAGATACGGAGTTGATGAACTTGTGCCAGTGGGTTGGAACTGGCTGCACCGCCCCTTTTTCAAATTTGGCGACTACGTGCTTGTGCGCAAGCGTCCGTTCGACGCGCACAAGCGCGACTTGGGCCTGGATTGGCCGGCGGATGCGCTGACGATGATCGGTATGCAGCGACTCACCAGCTTGCAGCAGTGCGTCGAGACGGTGCTTGCCGATGACGTGCCAGGCGACCTGGTCGAATGCGGTGTATGGCGCGGTGGTGCGTCCATCCTGATGCGCGGGGTTCTGGCCGCGTACGGGGATACCACGCGGAACGTGTGGCTTTGCGATTCGTTCGAGGGCGTACCTCCGCCGGACACCGCGCATTACAAGGCGGACAAGGGCGACAGGCTGCACCTTGCGGCACCCATCCTGGCGGTAACCGAAAAGAATGTCAGGGCCAATTTCCAGCGCTATGGATTGTTGGACGATCAGGTTCGATTTGTTCCAGGCTGGTTCAAAGACACGCTGCATGATGCCCCGATTCAACAAATCGCTGTATTGCGGCTTGATGGTGACCTCTATGAATCCACAATCCAGGCGCTCGACGGGCTTTACGAACGTTTGTCTCCCGGAGGCTTTTGCATCATCGACGACTACCATGCGCTCGACTCGTGCAAACAGGCCGTCACCGATTACCGCACGAAGCACGGGATAACCGCCGAGATCAAGGAAATTGACGGAACCGGCGTGTTCTGGCGTAAGGAATGA
- a CDS encoding class I SAM-dependent methyltransferase: MLGALGPDLARTVSMRADDSAPADTPIGRIFENTDNVHKLRHYLPIYQRALTGIERMLEIGVDRGGSLQMWREHLPRATIVGLDISPKSAQHDDPGRDIHVRIGDQTDPHFLGTVVEEFGPFDAVLDDGGHTPKQMIGSFRYLFPRLRPGGVYIVEDVCANYWTIYRDQRQSFIDFTKWLMDAMHAHYMEMSSVYQIMEDHPKRLETVEVPFAATIIDRIEVFDSVVVIHRAEESKRLPRAVFR; the protein is encoded by the coding sequence ATGCTCGGTGCGCTGGGTCCGGACCTGGCCAGGACGGTCTCGATGCGCGCCGACGACTCGGCACCGGCGGATACCCCCATCGGGAGAATCTTCGAGAACACCGACAACGTCCACAAGCTGCGTCATTACCTGCCCATCTACCAGCGCGCTCTCACGGGGATCGAGCGAATGCTCGAGATCGGGGTGGACCGGGGCGGATCCCTACAGATGTGGCGGGAACACCTGCCACGGGCCACCATTGTGGGTCTGGACATCAGCCCCAAGTCTGCGCAGCACGACGACCCGGGGCGTGATATCCACGTGCGGATCGGTGACCAGACCGATCCGCACTTCCTCGGGACGGTGGTCGAGGAGTTCGGCCCGTTCGACGCCGTCCTCGATGATGGTGGCCACACCCCGAAGCAGATGATCGGGTCATTCAGGTATCTGTTTCCGCGCCTGCGGCCCGGCGGTGTCTATATCGTCGAGGATGTCTGTGCGAACTACTGGACGATCTATCGTGACCAGCGTCAATCGTTCATCGATTTCACCAAATGGCTGATGGACGCGATGCATGCTCATTATATGGAGATGAGCTCGGTCTACCAGATCATGGAGGACCATCCCAAGCGGCTTGAGACAGTCGAGGTGCCGTTCGCGGCCACCATCATCGACCGGATCGAGGTGTTCGACTCCGTAGTCGTGATTCACCGCGCAGAAGAGTCGAAGCGGCTACCCCGTGCCGTGTTCCGATGA
- a CDS encoding acyltransferase family protein, giving the protein MKLGSVFDPRNNALNACRLALATEVILFHSFPLTGHVVESKAILQLLFSVGVDGFFALSGFLITASWLRNPSSRDYFIARALRILPGYYVVLAVTAFVIAPLSVAIQGGSAARLLFSSAPIEYMLKNSALIQLQFDVGGTPRDIPYPGIWNASLWSLVFEVMCYIAVAGLGLLGLASRRWTAPVILILATIAAILLPPLTFPGLWTIPQLAVRSAIMFSAGALLYQWRDVIPARWSLVSVSVVIVLASGMLPDYRVIGALPLAYAVVVSGVLIKNKRMNIQTDLSYGVYIYASPTQQFLAVAGLASLNPFVFFVVSAGATLVPAAFSWFLVEKRALALKSRLKRKHADQAATRAGPAGSDSPAPRERALSPREDS; this is encoded by the coding sequence ATGAAGCTCGGTTCTGTATTCGATCCGCGAAACAACGCGCTGAACGCATGTCGGCTCGCCCTGGCGACAGAGGTAATCCTTTTTCACTCGTTTCCGCTTACTGGTCACGTAGTGGAATCCAAGGCGATACTTCAACTGCTGTTTTCGGTAGGAGTTGACGGATTCTTTGCTCTTTCGGGATTTCTGATCACTGCTAGTTGGCTCCGTAATCCCAGCTCGCGCGACTACTTCATCGCGCGAGCCCTGCGCATCCTGCCCGGGTACTACGTGGTACTGGCGGTAACGGCGTTTGTCATCGCTCCGCTCAGCGTTGCGATCCAGGGCGGATCGGCCGCGAGGCTGCTGTTCTCCAGTGCGCCGATCGAATACATGTTGAAGAACAGCGCGCTGATTCAGCTCCAGTTCGACGTGGGTGGGACGCCGCGCGATATCCCGTATCCGGGAATCTGGAACGCGTCCCTGTGGTCGCTCGTATTCGAAGTGATGTGCTACATCGCCGTAGCGGGGCTGGGGCTACTGGGGCTCGCCAGCCGTCGCTGGACCGCACCGGTGATACTGATATTGGCAACGATTGCGGCCATTCTCCTGCCGCCGCTGACCTTCCCGGGGCTATGGACAATTCCGCAGCTCGCGGTGCGCAGTGCCATCATGTTTTCCGCCGGTGCACTGCTGTATCAGTGGCGAGATGTGATTCCGGCCCGGTGGTCGCTTGTGTCGGTGAGCGTGGTGATTGTGCTGGCATCGGGCATGCTGCCCGACTACCGCGTCATCGGTGCTCTTCCGCTTGCCTACGCCGTCGTCGTTTCGGGTGTCCTGATCAAGAACAAGCGCATGAACATCCAGACGGACCTGTCATACGGTGTCTATATCTATGCCTCGCCGACGCAGCAGTTCTTAGCTGTCGCGGGCCTTGCCAGCCTGAATCCGTTTGTTTTCTTTGTTGTTTCGGCGGGTGCAACGCTGGTGCCCGCCGCGTTCAGTTGGTTCCTGGTCGAGAAGCGTGCCCTCGCGCTCAAGTCGCGCCTTAAACGCAAGCATGCCGATCAGGCGGCGACGCGCGCGGGGCCTGCGGGTTCGGATAGCCCCGCGCCGCGAGAACGGGCACTATCGCCGCGCGAGGACAGTTAG
- a CDS encoding NAD-dependent epimerase/dehydratase family protein, whose amino-acid sequence MSTSVLISGGAGFIGSALSNRLVQAGYDVAVMDVLHPQVHARGRDIDLPPSVRLFTGDVTHAPDWDAVLRLFEPSQVVHLAAETGTAQSLSEATRHGSVNVVGTTQLLDALSRAAFVPDQLVLASSRAVYGEGAWQSGTEVFYPRPRSHAQLLAGRWDPKGPTGESSEPLASCASRTEPRPTNIYAGTKLAQEHLLASWAAAHDTNLSVLRLQNVYGPGQSLTNSYTGIVTLFARLAREKQSLEVYEDGRIVRDFVFIDDVVDALFAAVHTPAVERRTLDIGSGTATTIHELARKVAEICAAPEPTVVGKFRDGDVRAASCDVEPAIEQLAWSPKWTLEDGLHALLEWIDKDCPNRF is encoded by the coding sequence TTGTCGACATCTGTACTCATCTCTGGTGGAGCGGGATTCATTGGATCCGCACTATCCAACCGCCTCGTGCAGGCGGGATACGACGTCGCGGTGATGGACGTCTTACATCCTCAGGTGCATGCCAGGGGCCGGGACATCGACCTCCCGCCATCGGTGCGGCTGTTCACGGGCGACGTGACCCATGCCCCTGACTGGGATGCCGTGCTGCGGTTGTTCGAACCCTCGCAGGTTGTCCATTTAGCTGCGGAGACGGGTACCGCGCAGTCGCTTTCGGAAGCGACGCGTCACGGCTCGGTCAATGTGGTGGGTACCACCCAACTCCTTGATGCCCTGAGCCGTGCGGCATTTGTGCCCGACCAGCTGGTACTTGCATCATCGCGCGCGGTGTATGGCGAAGGTGCCTGGCAGTCCGGTACGGAAGTCTTCTACCCGCGCCCGCGCAGCCATGCCCAGCTACTTGCCGGCCGGTGGGATCCGAAGGGTCCCACCGGTGAGTCTTCGGAGCCGCTCGCCAGCTGCGCCAGTAGGACCGAGCCCCGGCCCACCAATATCTATGCGGGCACAAAACTCGCCCAGGAACATCTGTTGGCTTCCTGGGCTGCCGCCCATGACACCAACCTCAGCGTTCTGCGTCTGCAGAATGTGTATGGGCCCGGCCAGTCACTGACAAACTCGTACACCGGAATCGTCACGCTCTTCGCGCGTCTGGCGCGCGAGAAGCAGTCCTTGGAGGTGTACGAGGATGGACGGATAGTTCGCGATTTCGTTTTTATCGACGATGTTGTCGATGCGCTCTTTGCCGCGGTACACACACCCGCAGTCGAGCGACGCACTCTCGACATCGGTTCTGGCACTGCGACAACCATTCATGAGTTGGCCCGTAAGGTCGCCGAAATCTGTGCGGCACCCGAACCCACCGTTGTCGGAAAGTTTCGGGATGGCGATGTGCGCGCCGCGAGTTGTGACGTCGAGCCGGCAATCGAGCAGCTCGCGTGGAGCCCGAAGTGGACGCTCGAGGACGGCCTGCACGCACTTCTGGAATGGATCGACAAGGACTGCCCGAATCGCTTTTGA
- a CDS encoding glycosyltransferase yields MKFAMASYGTRGDIEPAVAVGRELQRRGHEVRMAVPPDLIGFAESVGLSAVPYGVQVGPQLDEYRDLWMSWTRHFWRVQDLVALCQQALKLVTEQWSEMSKALVSVAEGADLLSTSVGYEEPAANVAEFYGIPLVALHTMPWRPNGQLFPVLPPPVTRTAMTAYDWLTWRVTKRAEDAQRRELGLPKATSPSPRRIGQRGSLEIQAYDRICFRGLADEWAKYGERRPFVGALTMELTTAADDEVMSWIAAGPPPICFASGSIPVESPAETVEMIGSACAELGERALVCAGATDFGDVRPPEHVKVVGVVNYAAVFPVSRAIVHHGGSGTTAASLRAGVPTLILWTVGDQPFWGNQLKRMKVGASRRFSTTSWDTLVSDLREILSPDYAVRAREIAPHMSKPYESVGKAADLLEERAARV; encoded by the coding sequence ATGAAATTTGCCATGGCAAGTTATGGCACGCGCGGCGATATCGAACCTGCCGTTGCTGTCGGACGAGAACTGCAGCGCAGAGGCCATGAAGTGCGCATGGCGGTGCCGCCAGACTTGATCGGCTTCGCCGAGTCTGTCGGGCTCTCGGCAGTTCCCTACGGCGTCCAGGTGGGGCCCCAGCTTGATGAGTATCGCGACTTGTGGATGTCGTGGACCCGTCATTTTTGGAGGGTTCAGGATTTGGTCGCGTTGTGTCAGCAGGCACTGAAACTGGTCACCGAACAGTGGTCGGAAATGAGTAAGGCCCTTGTGTCGGTGGCCGAGGGGGCGGATCTTCTGTCGACCAGTGTGGGCTATGAGGAGCCGGCCGCCAATGTTGCCGAGTTCTACGGAATCCCACTGGTTGCCTTACACACCATGCCGTGGCGCCCCAATGGTCAGCTCTTTCCCGTCCTACCGCCGCCGGTGACCCGCACAGCGATGACCGCCTACGACTGGTTGACCTGGCGTGTGACCAAGAGGGCGGAGGATGCGCAACGGCGCGAGCTGGGATTGCCGAAGGCGACAAGCCCGTCGCCGCGTCGGATCGGGCAGCGTGGGTCGCTGGAAATCCAGGCCTACGACCGCATTTGCTTCCGCGGGCTGGCAGATGAGTGGGCGAAGTACGGCGAGCGCAGGCCTTTCGTGGGGGCGCTGACCATGGAGTTGACCACCGCGGCCGATGACGAGGTCATGTCCTGGATTGCCGCCGGTCCGCCGCCTATCTGTTTCGCTTCGGGAAGCATTCCGGTTGAATCTCCGGCGGAGACCGTCGAGATGATCGGTTCAGCATGCGCGGAATTGGGGGAGCGCGCGTTGGTATGCGCCGGCGCCACCGACTTCGGCGACGTACGGCCACCCGAGCACGTCAAGGTGGTCGGCGTGGTGAACTATGCGGCAGTCTTTCCGGTGAGTCGGGCGATTGTTCACCACGGTGGGTCGGGCACCACGGCTGCGAGCCTACGCGCCGGAGTGCCTACCTTGATCCTGTGGACCGTTGGTGATCAGCCATTCTGGGGAAATCAGCTCAAGCGCATGAAAGTGGGCGCCTCTCGGCGCTTTTCGACCACTTCCTGGGACACCTTGGTCTCAGACCTGCGGGAGATCCTCAGCCCGGACTATGCGGTTCGGGCTCGGGAGATCGCTCCGCACATGTCCAAGCCGTACGAGAGTGTCGGCAAGGCAGCCGACCTGTTGGAGGAGCGGGCTGCTCGTGTTTAG